From the genome of Cedecea lapagei, one region includes:
- a CDS encoding DUF6515 family protein, which produces MKKHLYVLAMSALMTVPSMALARPGPWFGHGPGFYSGPRFYAGPHYFYAGPRLTVLPGLATAIIVGGLTYYVVNGIYYQRQGAEYIRVETPPSPGSGINVLDYNGKRYYVRNGSYYQKDIDGNYIEVPRPAGL; this is translated from the coding sequence ATGAAAAAGCACCTTTATGTTTTGGCAATGTCTGCGCTGATGACTGTGCCATCCATGGCGCTGGCGCGTCCTGGCCCGTGGTTTGGCCATGGACCCGGATTCTATTCAGGTCCACGTTTTTATGCCGGTCCGCATTATTTCTATGCGGGGCCTCGCCTGACCGTGCTTCCGGGGCTGGCAACCGCCATTATCGTCGGCGGGTTAACCTATTATGTCGTCAACGGTATCTACTATCAGCGGCAGGGTGCGGAGTATATTCGGGTTGAAACCCCGCCAAGCCCAGGCTCCGGCATCAACGTTCTCGATTACAACGGCAAGCGCTATTACGTGCGTAACGGGAGTTATTATCAGAAGGATATCGACGGGAACTATATTGAGGTTCCTCGTCCCGCCGGATTATAG
- a CDS encoding carbohydrate porin translates to MKISKAVVKGSAKTFVPGILFFALLPSLGHAADAFSPDSEYMFGDWGGYRTDLKNQGVDFQVGYTAESAANLAGGYDKSTSMRYSDQWAFGVNLNLEKLLNWDDTEFQFTVTNRDGQDISGQKVSDPRTGMLSSTQEVYGRGQTWRLTQLWMRKGFFDHALDIKAGRVTVGEDFDNFDSKFQNLAFGSGQAGNWRGDHWYNWPVSQWGGRVRLNFTPEIFMQVGWYNQNENNYAAGDGFRMDFHPTVGNMVPVELGWQPKLGPDNLQGNYRIGGYYSSANDSVYSSWRNGGYTDTAHAYGGYILAQQQLTSQGGDPTRGLKLTLQGVMNDHKTAKIDNYQSVSLTWKGAFDARPDDEIGIGIARIHVNSSYSNQQRAENNFNGVNDYNSATYLPIQDGSEYDYEIYYNVQATKWLQIRPNLQYVAAPGAVSKVDDAFIGGISANVNF, encoded by the coding sequence ATGAAAATCAGCAAAGCAGTGGTCAAAGGCTCCGCGAAAACCTTTGTCCCGGGCATATTATTTTTCGCACTTCTGCCTTCACTCGGGCATGCCGCCGATGCTTTTAGCCCTGATTCCGAATATATGTTCGGCGACTGGGGCGGCTATCGAACCGACCTGAAAAATCAGGGTGTAGATTTTCAGGTTGGCTACACGGCTGAGTCTGCCGCAAATCTCGCGGGCGGCTACGATAAATCCACCTCGATGCGCTACAGCGATCAGTGGGCTTTCGGCGTCAATTTAAACCTGGAGAAATTGCTTAACTGGGACGATACGGAATTTCAATTCACCGTAACCAACCGCGATGGGCAGGATATTTCCGGGCAGAAAGTGTCCGACCCGCGCACCGGCATGCTCTCTTCGACTCAGGAAGTTTACGGGCGAGGACAAACCTGGCGCCTGACGCAGTTATGGATGCGTAAAGGCTTCTTTGATCATGCGCTGGATATCAAGGCTGGCCGCGTCACCGTGGGGGAGGATTTTGATAATTTCGACAGTAAATTCCAGAACCTTGCTTTTGGCAGCGGGCAGGCGGGCAACTGGCGTGGCGATCACTGGTATAACTGGCCGGTCTCGCAGTGGGGCGGGCGTGTTCGTCTGAATTTCACACCAGAAATATTTATGCAGGTTGGCTGGTATAACCAGAATGAAAATAACTATGCCGCCGGGGATGGGTTCCGCATGGACTTCCACCCGACGGTCGGAAATATGGTCCCGGTTGAGCTGGGCTGGCAGCCGAAGCTGGGGCCGGATAATTTGCAGGGTAATTACCGGATTGGTGGCTATTACAGCTCGGCTAACGACTCGGTGTACAGCTCGTGGCGTAACGGTGGCTATACGGACACGGCCCATGCCTACGGCGGCTATATCCTTGCGCAACAGCAGCTGACGAGCCAGGGCGGAGATCCTACTCGCGGGCTTAAGCTGACGTTACAGGGTGTGATGAACGACCACAAGACGGCAAAAATCGATAATTACCAGTCGGTCTCTCTGACCTGGAAAGGGGCTTTTGATGCTCGTCCGGACGATGAAATCGGCATCGGTATCGCCCGCATTCACGTTAACTCAAGCTACAGCAACCAGCAGCGTGCTGAGAATAATTTCAACGGCGTGAACGATTATAACAGCGCCACGTATCTGCCGATTCAGGATGGGTCGGAATACGATTACGAAATCTATTACAACGTGCAGGCCACCAAATGGCTGCAGATCCGCCCGAACCTGCAGTATGTTGCGGCGCCTGGGGCAGTCTCTAAAGTCGATGACGCCTTTATCGGCGGTATCTCGGCTAACGTGAATTTCTGA
- a CDS encoding carbonic anhydrase, whose translation MQHIIEGFLNFQKEIFPQRKELFRSLASSQNPKALFISCSDSRLVPELVTQQEPGQLFVIRNAGNIVPSFGPEPGGVSATIEYAVVALGVTDIVICGHSNCGAMKAIASCQCLDPMPAVAHWLHYSDAAKAVVEKKTWDNETDKVNAMVEENVIAQLNNIKTHPSVAVGLRNNGLRLHGWVYDIESGEIRTLDKSSKTFVSLADNPDVCFE comes from the coding sequence ATGCAACATATCATCGAAGGTTTCCTTAACTTCCAGAAAGAGATTTTTCCGCAGCGCAAAGAGCTCTTTCGCAGCCTGGCGTCCAGTCAAAATCCTAAAGCGCTTTTTATTTCCTGTTCCGACAGCCGCCTGGTGCCGGAGCTGGTGACCCAGCAGGAGCCAGGGCAGCTCTTCGTTATTCGCAATGCCGGTAATATCGTGCCTTCTTTTGGCCCTGAGCCAGGTGGCGTTTCTGCGACTATCGAATATGCGGTTGTGGCGCTTGGCGTGACGGATATCGTGATCTGCGGACACTCTAACTGCGGTGCGATGAAAGCCATTGCCTCCTGCCAGTGTCTCGACCCTATGCCTGCCGTAGCCCACTGGCTGCACTATTCCGATGCAGCAAAAGCGGTCGTTGAAAAGAAAACCTGGGACAACGAGACCGATAAGGTTAACGCGATGGTGGAAGAGAACGTCATCGCCCAGCTGAACAACATTAAAACGCATCCTTCCGTTGCGGTAGGTCTGCGCAACAATGGCCTGCGCCTGCACGGCTGGGTTTACGATATCGAAAGCGGCGAAATCCGCACCCTGGATAAAAGCAGCAAGACCTTTGTCTCCCTTGCAGACAATCCGGACGTTTGTTTCGAATAA
- a CDS encoding cycle-inhibiting factor → MRSFLNNTFRPSQTDPRLQAQNTQHGRTSRTAATASSSRSVNNPSTRMVQDFAKLSGKNLRANVLLNSDDNSVPIHHKSPSALLKAIDDNISNTAREWGMPKHEVEAMLGSSKRINEPVCGVTANNVMKLFLDTDHFSYAFEHGRTMSLPQLQQQLANLPAHKHFILRVNDAGLGHAYVIDLPASAKPARDAFLYQSDLGDGATRPLRLDDWMSKKASHPVSLNDINRHFMNMSQGRVDPDHIAKLFDVDSNPKMLRPERLDLRKNHGFNFQLSEYDPANLERNVSAIKTRCG, encoded by the coding sequence ATGAGAAGCTTCCTTAATAACACCTTTCGTCCGTCACAGACTGACCCGCGCCTGCAGGCGCAAAATACTCAGCATGGTCGTACATCCAGAACGGCGGCCACGGCTTCGTCGTCGCGCAGCGTCAATAATCCCTCCACCCGAATGGTGCAGGACTTTGCCAAGCTCAGCGGTAAAAACCTCAGGGCCAACGTGCTGCTTAACAGCGATGACAACTCTGTGCCGATTCACCATAAAAGCCCTTCGGCGCTGCTGAAGGCAATAGACGACAATATCTCAAATACGGCGAGAGAGTGGGGAATGCCCAAGCATGAGGTAGAGGCGATGCTGGGGAGCAGCAAGCGTATTAACGAGCCCGTATGCGGCGTGACCGCGAATAATGTAATGAAGTTATTCCTCGACACTGACCACTTTAGCTACGCTTTTGAGCATGGACGTACAATGTCGCTGCCGCAGCTCCAGCAGCAGCTGGCGAACTTACCGGCCCATAAGCATTTCATTCTACGTGTTAACGATGCGGGTCTTGGGCATGCGTACGTCATCGATCTTCCCGCCAGCGCAAAACCCGCCCGCGATGCGTTCCTCTATCAGTCTGATTTGGGCGATGGCGCAACCCGACCGCTGCGCCTTGACGACTGGATGAGTAAGAAAGCCTCGCACCCGGTGTCACTGAATGATATCAACAGACACTTTATGAATATGTCGCAGGGCCGGGTCGATCCGGACCATATCGCTAAATTGTTTGATGTGGACAGTAATCCAAAAATGCTACGCCCGGAACGCCTTGATTTACGTAAGAACCATGGCTTCAATTTCCAGCTCTCGGAGTACGATCCGGCGAATCTGGAAAGAAATGTCTCGGCAATTAAAACGCGCTGTGGTTGA
- a CDS encoding SDR family oxidoreductase — translation MANARYAILGGSSGIGLALARKLISRGDRVLIGGRSPDKLEAALTELGDNAEGRVVDVTDRSSLNNFFSAAGPLAGLFTPAASYQTGDFRDGDIATSEALFQAKFWSQYWAVYAALPNLHASSSVVLMSGAASARPIGAPAYAACNAALEGLARGLAVELTPIRVNCLSPGTTDSELWRNRTAEARESAYQYWNSLALVGRPAHVDEQAATALFLLDNQNITGSTLYCDGGYTLR, via the coding sequence ATGGCAAATGCTCGATATGCAATTTTGGGCGGTAGTTCCGGTATCGGGCTGGCGCTCGCTCGTAAACTGATTTCCCGGGGGGATCGTGTCCTTATCGGCGGGCGTTCGCCTGATAAACTGGAGGCTGCATTAACTGAGCTGGGCGACAATGCCGAAGGGAGAGTGGTCGATGTTACCGATCGTTCCTCTCTGAACAATTTCTTTTCTGCGGCAGGGCCGCTGGCTGGGCTTTTTACGCCTGCGGCCTCTTATCAAACCGGGGATTTCCGGGACGGGGACATTGCGACATCGGAAGCCCTTTTCCAGGCGAAGTTCTGGTCGCAGTATTGGGCCGTTTACGCTGCTCTGCCCAACCTTCATGCCTCCTCTTCGGTTGTCCTGATGTCAGGCGCAGCGTCTGCCCGGCCCATCGGCGCGCCTGCTTATGCCGCCTGTAATGCGGCGCTTGAAGGGCTGGCGCGTGGCCTGGCCGTTGAGTTGACGCCTATCAGGGTAAATTGCCTGTCGCCGGGCACCACCGACAGCGAGCTCTGGCGCAACCGCACGGCTGAAGCGCGTGAATCTGCCTACCAATATTGGAACTCTCTTGCGCTGGTTGGCCGTCCAGCACATGTGGATGAGCAGGCGGCAACGGCCCTTTTTCTGTTAGACAATCAAAATATTACGGGCAGCACCCTCTACTGCGATGGGGGCTATACGCTCCGTTAA